The genomic region CCATGCAGCTTGTCTCCCGGGATCTGGCCGAGCGGGCGGGGGTTCCCGTTCCGGCCCACGAGTGGGATCGTCTGAACTACGAAGCCATGCTTCCCGGGTTCGGAGGCAGCGACAGCATGGACTGGCGTGCCTTTGTGGAGGCCTTGCTGGAGAAGGGCTTTTCCGGCCCCTTTTCCATAGAGAATGAGGCCGAGCTCTCGCGGGGGACGGAGAACCTGGGAGCGATTCTCCAGGGATTCTCCGGTGCAATCCACTCGCTGATGCCCCTTCTGTGGCCACTCACTTCCGAGGGCTACCGCTTTGATGGTTCCCGGCTGGAGACCCTGGGAGGAGCCGCTACAAAAGATGTTCCCCTGGTGACGATGGATTCACTCTGACGAACCGGGCTTTCCCGGTATCAGGGGGCCTCTCACGGTGATAGAGGCCCCTCCTTCGGGAGATGGTCCTGCTGAAACGGTAAACCCCAGGGTTTCGGCGATGGATCGCACCGTGGTGAGGCCGAAGCCGAGGCCCGGTTCGTTCCTGCCGTGGGAGCCCCGGCGGAAGGGTTCAAAGACCTCGCGTGGAGAAACTTCGCCGAAACCCGGGCCGTCATCAGCGAATTCCAGTTCAAAGATTGTATCTTTTTCTCGTGGGTGAACTCGAAAAAAGACAGTGTTTTTCTCCTGGGTGTAGCGGATCGCGTTCTGATAGAGATTTTCGAAGAGGCGTTCCATCAGGCGGCGGTCCACCTGAATCAACTTCTTCCGGGGGATTGCGATCTCCTGAAGGAAGTATCGTCCTGTAAGTTCCACGTCTCTGCGGATTGTTTCGGCAACGTCCGAAAAGTAGTCTCCGGCAGGGACCACGGCCAGTATTGCTTGGTGATCGGGAGATTCCAGGCGGGAGAAATCGATGAGCTGATCGATTCGCTCCTGGAGCAGATCTGCCTTGGAGGAAATCGCCTGGAGTGCCTGCTGGCGTGATTGGGGTTCACCGAAGACGTTGTCTTCCAGGGCTTCAACATATCCTTTGATGGTAGTCAGGGGAGTGCTCAGATCGTGAGAAAGCCCCATGAACATCCGGGTTCGCTGTGTCCGTGCCTGGTCCAGGGTGAGACGAAGGAACTCCAGATCCTGAGCCAGAAGGCCGAACTCATCACGATATGCTGCAGGAACGGGGGTGGTTATATCGCCTGCGGCCATGCGATGGGTGGCATCGCGGAGAACGTTCAGTTTGCTGGAAAAGTCCTGCAAAATGGCGGTGCCGACAAGGCTTCCAGCCACAAGGGCCAGGGCTACTAAAGTAAGGGGCAACAGATGCCGCCTTCCGGGATGTCCCCCGGGTGGCTTGATCACGGGGTGTTCGTAGATCACATAATACCGCTCATTACCGGGGGCCTGAACCGACAGGAGGCTGAATCGGGTCTCTCCCAGTTGCTCCTCGATGTGGGTCAGCAACTCCTGTCTGGGGTCATGACTTTCTGCAAGGGCCGTCCTTACCGGATGAGTCCCGGGAGAACCGGCTGCTACCTCCATCTCCTCGCTCAGTACGACAAAGGCAAAATCCCGATTTTTCAGATCCTCCTGGGCAAGCGTTCCCTGCCGTATTTGATCAGTTAGTTTTGTCTCGACCCATTCCTGCCATTCCAGGACCTCCCGGAAGAGAGCGACTTCTCGGGAGAAGGTGGTGATCATGTAGTAGGAGAAGGTAATGAGAAAGAAGGGGGTCAGGGTGAGGGCAATGATCATGGCCCTGATTTTTGTGCTGTGCTTCATGGGGCGGTTTCCCGGGTGGAGGCGGGGGGGCTGCAGAGAAGAACGTAGCCGTAGCCGTGGCGGGTGATGATATACTGTGGATCGGCAGGGTCCTCCTCCAGCTTGCGGCGCAACCGTTGAATGTGAACAGCCACGCTGGAAAGATCTCCGTAGTCGTTTCCCCAGACGGCCTCGTAAATCTCCCGGGGACCGGCCGGTCTCCCCTTCCGCTGGATCAGATAGCGCAGAAGGGCAAACTCCCGGGGTGCCAGGGAGATTTCTGTTCCTTCCTTTATGACCTGTGATGTTTCCAGGTGTACCGATACCGCTCCCAGCCGGATTGCCCCTGCCTCTCCCTCGGGAGGGAGCGATTGGGTTCCTTCCTTCGACAAGGATACACTTCCTCGCTGTTCTACCTGAACTCTCCGAAGGAGAGCCCGGACGCGAGCTACCAGAACTCGGGGCGAGAAGGGTTTGGTCACGTATTCATCGGCTCCGGCGCCCAAGCCGAAGACCACGTCCATGTCTTCACGGCGAGCGGTCATGATGATCACCGGAGTGTCCCCGGTGCGTCGCAGGTTCTGGAGAACCTCGAAGCCGTCTATGCCGGGCAGGTTTATGTCCAGCAGGATCAGATCCCGGGGGTGTGACTTCAATGCCGCAATAGCAGCCTCGCCGGTTCCGGCAATTTCCGTGCTGAATCCTTCCCTGTGAAGATAGGCGCTCATCAGTTGAGCGATATCGGCATCGTCTTCGACAATCAATATTGATCCGGTCATAGCTCTCCCGACTCCCATTATACTGCGTCTGCTCCTGAATCGTTATACTTCCTGAAGATCTACCGTCGAGGAAAAGAGCTTGATCCCCTCTCCGGGATAGAGAGCTTTTACCTCCCTCACGGCCCGGACAAGACGATCCTTTTCCTCCCGGTCGCAATAGATCAGTATCAGGACGTTCTCCTCGGGCCAGACTTGATCGCCCCGGCGTTCTCCGCTCGATCCTCGGCCGAAGACGGGGCACAGCCGGGTGAAGGCCGTTCCTGTCTGGTGGGCCTGGAATCGATCAAAGAGGTCCTCCTCTATTGCCTGGTTCAGAATTATTTCCACCCGGAGACAGCTCCTGGTTTTGGTCATGGCAAGACTCCTTTCGTGTTTTCCCGATGATCCTCATCGAAATAATGCTCGAAGCGTCGCTCAAGCCTGGCCTGGCGTCGTTTCCTGAAAATGTCGGTCTTGCTGTTTATGGCAGCATAGAGGAGCGGTACAAAAAAGAGCGTCAGGATGGCGCTCGCCGTGAGCCCTCCCACCACGGTAATGCCGATGGGCCGAATCAGTTCTGACCCCTGCCCCTCCAGAAACGAGACTGGCACGAGCCCCAGAATGGTGGTGAGGTTAGTCATGAGGATCGGCCGGAGCCGGTTTTCTCCTGCCTGGAGACAAGCCTCGGTGAGGGGAACGCCCCGCTTCCGCAGAAGGTTTGTGTAGTCCACCAGGACAATACCGTTGTTCACCACAATCCCCACGAGCATGACGAACCCCACGGCGCTCAGGATGCTCAGGTTTACCCCCATGAGAAGATGGGCGACGATCACTCCGATCAGGGTGAGCGGAATAGTGAAGAAGATGATGAAGGGGTCCACAAAGGATTCGAACTGGGCTGCCATCACCCCGAAAACCAGGATTATGGCTACCACGATGATCGCCAGGAAGACCTGACCGTACCGCTGGAGGTCCTCAAAATCTCCGGCAAAGAGGATGACCACCCCTTCCTCGGGAGGGACTCTTTCGTTCAGGAGGCGGCGTATCTCCTGCTCCGTCTGGACCAGCTGGGCTCCCGGGGCCAGATCCGCCTCTACCGTAACCTGCCGCGCCTGGGCTTCACGGCGGATCGTCACGGGGCCCGAGGTTCTCCGGTAGGAGGCGACACTGGAGAGGGGCACTCGTATTCCGCTGGAGCTGGTCACGGTGATGCGATCCAGGTCGGGCAGGTGGGTCCGGTCTGATTCATCCAGGATGAGCACAATATCGTACTCATCACCATCGCGGCGGAACTGCGATGCCGTGATACCCTCTATGTTGGCCCGTATCTCCTGGCCGATAGTGGTGATGCTCAGACCCATGGCGTAGGCCCGTTCCCGGTCTATCCGGACGTCGATCTGGGGAAGCCCTTGGGTAAGGTCAGACTCGGGATCCAGAGCTTCGGGGATCTCCTCGAGAATTTTCAGTATCCGGTCGCTGATCTCCCCGGCCCGGTTCGTATCGTCGGTTCGTATCCGGATGCTGATGGGACGCCCCCCGCCCAGCCCTCCCTGGCCGCTTCCAAAGGAGAACTCCACCCCGGGAAAACGGGCAAAATAGGGACGCAGTCGTTCCTGGATTTCCCGGGCGGATTCAATCCGTTCCTGGTAGGGAGGGAGGGTTATGGTGATGGAACCGGTATGGGAGGAGCCACCTCCGAAAGGTCTTCCGGTTCCTCCTCCTCCGGCGTCAACCACGATGTGCTGGAACCCTGCTATCTCGTGACGGACAATATCATAGAGTTCCAGGAGAATCTCTTCGGTTCGGCCCAGGCGGGTTCCCACGGGCATGGTCACGTTGAGCTCCAGACTATCCTCGTCCTGGGCAGGGAACAGTTCGAATCCCGTGAACCCTATCAGCCCGAGGCTCCCCCCGAAGAGGGAGAGGACCAGCAGGGTGGTGATTATCTTGTGGCGCAGCACCAGGCCCAGAAGGCCGAGGTAGCCCCGGTCCAGCCGGGCAAAGAGGGAAGCCATGATCCAGTCCAGTCTCTTCAGAAATCCCCGGAGAGGCCGCTGGGCCGGGGTGATCAGGGGGAAGTAGTGGCTGGCCAGGACAGGAACCAGAAAAATTGCCACCAGAAGAGACGATATCAGGGAGATCACCACGGTGAAGGCAAGCCCCGCAAAGAGCTCCCCCGCAATTTCAAGGCGCTCCCGAAAGAGCACCAGGGGAACAAAGACGCACACCGATGTGAGGGTGGCCGCCACGATGGCGTTCACCATCTCCCGGGTTCCCAGAAGGGCTGCTGGTCGCAGTTTCACTCCTTTTTCACGGTAACGATAAATATTTTCCAAGATGACGATGGAGTTATCCACCAGCAGACCTACTCCCAGGGCCAGGCCGGCCAGGGTCATGAGGTTCAAGGTCAATCCGGAGAAATACATGATCGTCAGGGTGATCACAATCGAGGCGGGGATCGAAACGGCGATAACCAGAGTGGACTTGAGGCTTCGCAAAAAGACAAAGAGGATGATCACCGCCAGGAGAGCCCCCATGAGGGCCTGACTGGTAACCGTTGTCAGGGAGTTTCTGATAGATTCAGTGGTATCGTTGATCACGCTCAGCCGGACTCCGTCGGGGAGTTCCTGGTTGATCCGGTCGAGCCGGGACAGAACGTTATCTGCTGCTTCCACGGAGTTGGTATCGCTCTGTTTCTGAACATTGATGTATACCCCGGGAACGCCATTAATATAGACAGCCTCGGTTTCCCGGCGGGTTCCCAGGGATACGCGCCCGAGGTCCCCCAGCCGCACCGGGGTGTCTCCACGCCGGGCCACCTGGGCCTCCTCGATCTCCCGGAGGGAGGAAAACTCCCCCGTCGTGCGTACCACAAAGTCGGTGTCCCCCTCGATCAGCTGGCCCCCGCCGATCTCCCGGTTCTGGGAGGCCACGGCCTGGGAGATTTCCGAGATCGTAAGGCCGTAGGCATCCAGCCGGTTTCGCAGGAGATCGACCCGAACCACCTGCTCCTGTCCACCCTGAATCTGGGCCTGGGCAATATTTTCGATCTGCTCAAGCCGGGGTTGAACCAGATCCAGTGCGATTTCCCGGAGCTCATCGGGCGATCGGTCTCCTGTCAGCTGGAGCATCAGTACGGGGATCATGGACGGGTCGAAGCGGAAGATCATCGGCGATGATGCATCGTCGGGGAGGGCTCCCCGGGCCAGTTCCAGCCGGTCCCGGATGTCGTTGGTGGCGGAATCCATGTTCGTTCCCCAGGAGAACTCGACGATCACCATGCTGTTGCCCTGACCGGTGGTGGAGGTCAGGGAGTGTATGTTGGAGACATTGCTCAGGAGAGATTCCAGAGGGCGTGTCACCAGGCGCTCCACCTCTTCGGGGCCGGCTCCATCGTAGTCGGTTGTTACCAGGAGCACTGGTGGATCGATTTCCGGTAACAGATCTATGGAGAGATCCAGAGCTGTGTACGCGCCAAAGCCGATGAAAATGGCGAAGATCACAAAAAACGTGGTGGGCCTGTCGACAACGCTGCGTATGATCATCGGAGATTCTCCTCCAGAAGGCGCACCGGGGTTCCGTCGGAGACCCGGTTCTGACCGCGAATGATGACCCGCTCGCCTTCAGAGACTCCCTGGCGGAGTTCCGCCAGGCCGTCTATCTCTATGCCCAGTGAGACAGGCCTCTGGTAGGCTGTGTTTTCGTCATCCACCACGAAGACGTAGGTTCCCTCCCGGTGGTGGCGGATCACTGCGTCCTGGGGAACGACCAGCGCCCGGGGCTGCTCTTCCAGAATGATTCGGGTTCGGGCAAAGAATCCCGGCCGGATCCTCCGGTCCCCCTTCAGAAAGACCAGGGTAGCCCCGATGGTCCTGCTTTCGGGGTCTGCCAGGGGGCTCATTCTGGAAATCCTGGCGGAAAACACCTCTTCCGGAAGGGCATCGAGCCGAACCTCTACGGGGGTGTCGCGGTCGATTCGGGAAATATAACGCTCCGGGATGCGGGTGGTCAGTTCCAGGTCATCGGTGGTGGCTATTCGGGCCACCGGTGTCTGAAGGTTGATCCGGGAACCGGCCTGAAAGGGGAGTTCTACCACGGTTCCACTGATGGGTGCGGTGATAGAGCTGAGGGAGAAGCGCTGCCCCGCCCGGGAGGGATCTATCCTGGCCAGAAGCTGGTCTCGTGTGACCCGGTCTCCCTCCTGCACGGGCAGATCCAGGAGTTCGCCTGCCACATCGGCAAAGACCTCCACCTGTGAGGCGGGGCTGATCTCTGCGGGAATATCCAGGTAGTCCCGCAGGGGGGACGGGGCCAGGGTGATCACCTCCACGGTGGTTGCGTACTGTTCCTGATCTTCCCTCGGGGGGCTTTCGGTCCGGGGCCCCCCGCAGCCGGCGAGAATCGCCAGGGCCAGGAATAACAGCGGGAAGAGGGCCATCGTCACCGGCTTTTTTGATGATCCAGGTATTTTCATGCCGGGGTTTTTCATAACGGGTTCTCCTTCTCTCATCTTTCCGATGTGCTTTTCTCTGAT from Alkalispirochaeta americana harbors:
- a CDS encoding efflux RND transporter periplasmic adaptor subunit, producing the protein MKNPGMKIPGSSKKPVTMALFPLLFLALAILAGCGGPRTESPPREDQEQYATTVEVITLAPSPLRDYLDIPAEISPASQVEVFADVAGELLDLPVQEGDRVTRDQLLARIDPSRAGQRFSLSSITAPISGTVVELPFQAGSRINLQTPVARIATTDDLELTTRIPERYISRIDRDTPVEVRLDALPEEVFSARISRMSPLADPESRTIGATLVFLKGDRRIRPGFFARTRIILEEQPRALVVPQDAVIRHHREGTYVFVVDDENTAYQRPVSLGIEIDGLAELRQGVSEGERVIIRGQNRVSDGTPVRLLEENLR
- a CDS encoding PG0541 family transporter-associated protein; the protein is MTKTRSCLRVEIILNQAIEEDLFDRFQAHQTGTAFTRLCPVFGRGSSGERRGDQVWPEENVLILIYCDREEKDRLVRAVREVKALYPGEGIKLFSSTVDLQEV
- a CDS encoding efflux RND transporter permease subunit → MIIRSVVDRPTTFFVIFAIFIGFGAYTALDLSIDLLPEIDPPVLLVTTDYDGAGPEEVERLVTRPLESLLSNVSNIHSLTSTTGQGNSMVIVEFSWGTNMDSATNDIRDRLELARGALPDDASSPMIFRFDPSMIPVLMLQLTGDRSPDELREIALDLVQPRLEQIENIAQAQIQGGQEQVVRVDLLRNRLDAYGLTISEISQAVASQNREIGGGQLIEGDTDFVVRTTGEFSSLREIEEAQVARRGDTPVRLGDLGRVSLGTRRETEAVYINGVPGVYINVQKQSDTNSVEAADNVLSRLDRINQELPDGVRLSVINDTTESIRNSLTTVTSQALMGALLAVIILFVFLRSLKSTLVIAVSIPASIVITLTIMYFSGLTLNLMTLAGLALGVGLLVDNSIVILENIYRYREKGVKLRPAALLGTREMVNAIVAATLTSVCVFVPLVLFRERLEIAGELFAGLAFTVVISLISSLLVAIFLVPVLASHYFPLITPAQRPLRGFLKRLDWIMASLFARLDRGYLGLLGLVLRHKIITTLLVLSLFGGSLGLIGFTGFELFPAQDEDSLELNVTMPVGTRLGRTEEILLELYDIVRHEIAGFQHIVVDAGGGGTGRPFGGGSSHTGSITITLPPYQERIESAREIQERLRPYFARFPGVEFSFGSGQGGLGGGRPISIRIRTDDTNRAGEISDRILKILEEIPEALDPESDLTQGLPQIDVRIDRERAYAMGLSITTIGQEIRANIEGITASQFRRDGDEYDIVLILDESDRTHLPDLDRITVTSSSGIRVPLSSVASYRRTSGPVTIRREAQARQVTVEADLAPGAQLVQTEQEIRRLLNERVPPEEGVVILFAGDFEDLQRYGQVFLAIIVVAIILVFGVMAAQFESFVDPFIIFFTIPLTLIGVIVAHLLMGVNLSILSAVGFVMLVGIVVNNGIVLVDYTNLLRKRGVPLTEACLQAGENRLRPILMTNLTTILGLVPVSFLEGQGSELIRPIGITVVGGLTASAILTLFFVPLLYAAINSKTDIFRKRRQARLERRFEHYFDEDHRENTKGVLP
- a CDS encoding sensor histidine kinase, whose translation is MKHSTKIRAMIIALTLTPFFLITFSYYMITTFSREVALFREVLEWQEWVETKLTDQIRQGTLAQEDLKNRDFAFVVLSEEMEVAAGSPGTHPVRTALAESHDPRQELLTHIEEQLGETRFSLLSVQAPGNERYYVIYEHPVIKPPGGHPGRRHLLPLTLVALALVAGSLVGTAILQDFSSKLNVLRDATHRMAAGDITTPVPAAYRDEFGLLAQDLEFLRLTLDQARTQRTRMFMGLSHDLSTPLTTIKGYVEALEDNVFGEPQSRQQALQAISSKADLLQERIDQLIDFSRLESPDHQAILAVVPAGDYFSDVAETIRRDVELTGRYFLQEIAIPRKKLIQVDRRLMERLFENLYQNAIRYTQEKNTVFFRVHPREKDTIFELEFADDGPGFGEVSPREVFEPFRRGSHGRNEPGLGFGLTTVRSIAETLGFTVSAGPSPEGGASITVRGPLIPGKPGSSE
- a CDS encoding response regulator transcription factor: MTGSILIVEDDADIAQLMSAYLHREGFSTEIAGTGEAAIAALKSHPRDLILLDINLPGIDGFEVLQNLRRTGDTPVIIMTARREDMDVVFGLGAGADEYVTKPFSPRVLVARVRALLRRVQVEQRGSVSLSKEGTQSLPPEGEAGAIRLGAVSVHLETSQVIKEGTEISLAPREFALLRYLIQRKGRPAGPREIYEAVWGNDYGDLSSVAVHIQRLRRKLEEDPADPQYIITRHGYGYVLLCSPPASTRETAP